The following proteins are encoded in a genomic region of Spirosoma sp. SC4-14:
- a CDS encoding dienelactone hydrolase family protein: MNYKFGLLGAVLPLLYTIDWRPFSDCPKTPIQAIQQDMPEHNPMTGKAERRKELYQLLGKLPNRNRPITVTLIDKQETDELIIEKLLLDLNGIEQVPAYFTRPKQQTGKVPVVLFNHSHFGQYDVGKEEFVRGRPEMQKPPYALALARAGYAGLCIDSWCFGERRARGETDTFKEMLWHGQVLWGMMVYDNLRALDYLQTRPEIDPARIATMGMSMGSTMAWWLAALDERIKVCVDLCCLTDYQSLIAAKGLGLHGIYYYVPDLLNHFTTSEINGLISPRPHFGLAGRFDPLTPLDGLAKIDKNLKAIYEQDGAPDAWQLRIYEVGHLETAAMRADILAFFTKWL; the protein is encoded by the coding sequence ATGAACTACAAATTCGGACTGTTAGGCGCAGTACTCCCCCTGCTCTATACAATAGACTGGCGGCCTTTTTCAGACTGCCCGAAAACGCCCATACAAGCCATTCAACAAGATATGCCTGAACATAATCCGATGACTGGCAAGGCCGAGCGCCGGAAAGAGCTGTATCAATTGCTCGGAAAACTCCCCAACCGAAACCGGCCTATAACGGTAACCCTTATCGACAAACAGGAAACCGATGAGCTGATTATCGAAAAATTGTTGCTCGACCTGAACGGTATCGAACAGGTACCGGCCTATTTTACAAGACCGAAACAGCAAACTGGCAAAGTACCGGTCGTTTTGTTTAATCATTCGCATTTTGGGCAGTACGACGTTGGGAAGGAAGAATTTGTGCGCGGACGGCCCGAAATGCAGAAACCTCCCTATGCACTGGCATTGGCACGGGCAGGCTATGCCGGTTTATGCATCGATAGCTGGTGCTTTGGCGAACGACGCGCACGGGGCGAAACCGATACCTTTAAAGAAATGCTCTGGCATGGACAGGTATTGTGGGGAATGATGGTCTACGACAACCTGCGGGCGCTGGATTATCTGCAAACCCGACCCGAAATCGATCCGGCCCGAATCGCAACAATGGGTATGTCGATGGGAAGTACGATGGCCTGGTGGCTGGCGGCCCTCGACGAGCGCATAAAGGTTTGTGTCGATCTGTGTTGTCTGACCGATTATCAGTCGCTTATTGCCGCCAAAGGGCTAGGGCTGCATGGCATTTATTACTACGTTCCCGATCTGCTGAATCATTTTACAACGTCGGAAATCAATGGCCTTATTTCGCCACGACCGCATTTTGGACTGGCCGGGCGCTTCGACCCGCTGACGCCTTTGGATGGGCTGGCAAAAATCGATAAAAACCTGAAAGCGATATATGAACAGGATGGAGCGCCG